The Nakamurella alba sequence GTGCGGGAACGCCGTCAGCCGGGAGGCCGGCAGGCCGACCGCGTCGAAGACCTCGCGCACCCGGGTCCGGATCTCGCTCCGGCCCAGCCCGCCGCGGATCCGCAGCACCTCCGCGATCTGGTCCTGCACCCGCAGTACGGGGTTGAGCCCGTTGATCGCGGCCTGCGGCACCAGGGCGATCTTCTCGCCACGGATGCGCCGCATCCCCCGGTCCCCCACGCCGACCAGATCGGTGCCGCGGAAGAGGATCCCGCCGTCGATGTCGGCGGCCGGGCCGAGCAGGTCGAGCACGGCGTGGGCGACCGTCGACTTCCCGCAGCCGGTCTCGCCGACGATGCCCACCGCACCGCCGGCCGGGACGGTCAGGGACACGTCGTCGACGGCGCGGAACGCCTCCGCGCCGACGCCGTAGGTGACGGACAGGTGGGACAGGGTCAGTACGGGTGCGGGGGCTTCCGGTGTGCTCATCGGACCTCCCCGGTGATCACGTCGACGGTCTTCCGGCGGCGGGGGCGGCGGCGGACGTCGCCGCGGCCGCCGATCGCCGCGTTGATGCCGTCGCCGCACATGTTCAGCGCCACCACGAGAAGGAAGATCGCGGCGCCGGCGGAGGTGGCGATCCACGGTGCCGAGCTCAGGTAGTTCTGCCCGTCCCGCATGACCTGGCCCCAGCTGGTGACGTCGGGGTCGCCGAGGCCGAGGAAGCCCAGGCCCGCCTCGAGGATCACCGCGAACCCGACCAGCAGCGTGGCCTGGGCGATCACCGGGGCCATGCAGTTGGGGATCACGTGGCGGAACAGCGTGCCCCACTCGCCGACACCCGCGGCGCGGGAGGCGGTGACGAACGGTTCATTCCGCGTCGCCTGCACCTGCGCCCGCACCACGCGGGCCACGGCCGGCCAGGACACGGCGCCGGCGACCAGCGCCAGGGTCACCAGGTCCGGTCCGAACAGCGCCGAGAACACCACCAGCAGTAGCAGACTCGGGTACACCGAGACGATCTCCAGCAGCCGGGACACGAGGCTGTCGACCAGCCCGCCGAAGTAGCCGGCCACCGCGCCGAGGACGGTGCCGAGCACCAGGGCGACCACGCCGACCATGACGCCGAACAGGATGGAGGCGCGGCTGCCCCAGATCAGCTGGCTCAGCACGTCCCGGCCCAGGTGGTCGGTGCCCAGCAGGTGGGACCCGGACGGCGAGGCCAGGGTGAGATCACTGCCGGCGAAGGCCGGGTACGGCGCGATCCAGGGCGCGGTGAGGGCCACCAGCACGAGCAGCACGACGACCGATGCACCGACAACGGCCGCCCGGTCGGCGCGGAACCGGGTCCAGGCGGTCGACCGGCGGCGGGTCACCGGCGCACCGGCGTCGTCGCTCATCGGATGCTCACTCTCGGGTCCAGGAAGGCGTTCACCACGTCGGTGACCAGGTTGGCGACAGCGACACCGACGCCGGCCAGCAGGAAGATCCCCATCATCAGCGGGTAGTCGCGGGACAGGATCGCCTGGTTGAGTGTCTGACCGACACCCGGCCAGCCGAAGAGGGTCTCGGTGAGCACGGCGCCGGTGACGGCCAGCCCGAAGTTGAGGCCGGCCAGGGTGATCACCGGCAGCCGGGCGGTGCGCAGGGCGTGGGCGAAGTACACCCGGGTCTCCGAGGCACCCTTGGCGCGGGCGGTGCGGACGAAGTCCTCGCGGGCGGACTGCAGCACGCCGGCCCGGGTGATCCGCAGGTAGGTGGGCAGTGTCCAGGCCGCGGTGAGGGTCACCACCGGCAGCAGCAGGTGCTTGAGCAGGTCCTCGAAGGCCGCCCAGGTGCCGGGTTCGACGAAGGGATCGGACATGCCGGAGGACGGCAGCAGCTGCCACTGCACGCTGAACAGCAGGATCAGCAGCATCCCCAGCCAGAACACCGGCATCGACGCCAGGGCGAGGGAGCCACCGGAGATGAGCCGGTCGGCCGGCGAGCCCCAGCGCTGGGCGGCCATGGTGCCCAGCACCATGCCGAGCACCAGGCCCAGCAACTCGCTGGCCACGATCAGCAGCAGGGTCGCCGGCAGCCGGCTGAGCAGCACCTCGAGCACCGGCTGGTTGGTGGAGAAGGACTGCCCGAGGTCCAGTCGGACCAGCTGGCCGACGTAGTCCAGGAACTGCTGCAGCGTCGACTGGTCCAGCCCGTACCGGACCCGGACCTCCTCGATGTACTCGTTGGTCGCGGTCGGGCCGGCCAGCACCGTCGCCGGGTCACCGGGCGCCAGGTGCACGATCGCGAAACTGATCACCACGACGGCGATCAGCAGCGGGACGAGCTGGAGCACCCGTCCCGCGATGTACCTCGACAGGCTCATCGATCCCCGGCCGGTGTCGGGGCGATGTAGCAGATCCAGTCCCCCGTCATCAGGGTCGCGCTGCGCCGCAGGCTGACGACGGTGCACCGGACGTCCGCCCGGACCACCGCCAGCACGTCACCGAAGACGTCGGCCACTGTTCCGATCTCGTCGCCCGCCTCGACCACCGCGTCGACATCGACGGACGGGCGCCAGATCCCGCCGTCCTCGGCACGCAGCCAGTACGGGTCGCCCAGCTCCTGCAGCACCTCCGGCTCGGGCGGGTCACCGGGCAGGTTGCCGCGGGCGACCAGCACCCGACGCAGGCCGCGGGCCCCCTCGGCGACGACGGCCGGGTCGACCGGTCCGTGGCCACCGAGCTCGACGCAGATCGCCGGGGTGCCCAGGGTGTTGGCGGCCCGGGTGATCATGCCGCCCATACCGGTGGTGGCGACCGGCGGAGTGAGCACCACCGGCATCCCGTTGCCGTAGGCCGCGGCCAGGAACCGGTTGCCCGCCACCAGGTCCGCGTCCGTCGAGTCGTGCACGATGGTGAACCTGGCGTGGCAGTCGCAGCCGCCGTCGTGGAAGTCGACGCAGTAGTCGGCGCGGGCGATGCCGCCGGTCTGGACCGCATCGGCCAGCCGGTCGCTGATCGAACCGTCCGGACGGCCGGGGAAGGCACGGTTCATGTTCGTCCCGGAGGCGTCCAACGGCGCCACCCGGGCGTCTGACATCCAGGCGAGCGGGTTGACCACCGGGAAGGCCACGATGGTGCCGCGCAGCTCGGCCGGGTCGATCGCGCCGAGCACCTCGGCCAGGATGAACACGCCGGTGCGCTCGTCACCGTGCACCGATGCGGTCAGGCAGGCCACCGGTCCCGGGTGTGCCCCGTGCAGCACGTGCACCGGCAGGGTCACCGGGGTGCCCTCGTGCAGCGTGCCGATGGGCACCCTGGCCTTCACCGCCGTGCCGGGATCGCAGGCGAGGCCGAGGGTGTCGAACGAGGCCACCAGGGTGCCGGTCACGCCTTGGTCACCTTGGTGAGGTCGAGCCGGTAGCTGATCGAGCCGTCCTGCGAGAAGAAGCCCTTCCAGCCCGCCGAGTGCACGAAGGAGTAGGGCGCGGCGAAGATGTTGGTGTACGGCAGGTCCTCGACCACGATCTCCTGGATCTTGAAGTACGACTCCGCCCGGGTCGCCTCGTCCGAGCTGGCGACGCCCTCGAGGAACAGCGCGTCGATCTCCTCGTTCGAGTAGCCGGTGCGGTTGTAGGCACCGCCGGTGCCGATCTGCTGGGCCCACTCGTTCGGGTCCGGGCCGATCCACAGCGCATCGATGATGACGTCGTGGTTCAGCTCCTTGGCCTGGGCCATGAAAGTCGGCCGGTCCACCAGGTTGATCTCCAGCACGATGCCGACCTCGGCCAGCTGCGACTTGAGCACCTGCGCGACGTCGTTGTAGAAGTCGTTGGACGAGACCAGGAAACTCAGCGAGAACCGGTTGCCGTCAGCACCTCTGGCGTGGCCGGCGGTGTCCAGCAGGGCATTCGCCGCGGCCACGTCGAAGGCCGGGTAGGCGGCCTTCTCGTCGAAGGCCCACGGGGTGCTCGGCACGAACGGCCCGGTGGCCGCGGTGGCGACGCCCGCGGTCACCCGGGAGGTGATGGTGGCCCGGTCGATCGCGGTGGTGATCGCCTGGCGGACCTGCAGGTCGTCGATCGGGGTGCGGGCCTGGTTGAAGCCCAGGTAGCAGGACCACGGCCCGGGCGGTGCCTCGACGGCGACGCCGGCCTCCTTCTGCAGTCCACCGACCAGGGTCAGCGAGGGCGGGAACGCCAGCGCCTGGAACTGGCCGGAGCGCAGGCCGGCGAGCGCGGTCTGCTCGGTCGGCACGAACTGGAACGCCACCTTCGACAGCGACGGGGTGCCGCCGAAGTAGTCGGGGTTGGCCTCCAGCAGGATCTGCTGGCCGGGGGTGTAGCCGGCGAACTTGTAGGGCCCGGAGCCGACCGGGGCCATGTTGGCCGGATTCGTCTTCCAGTCCGTCCCCGAGTACAGGTGCGCCGGCAGGATCGAGGTCCGCGGGTAGACCGAGATCGCATACAGCAGGGCGGCGTTCGACTCCGACAGCAGGAACTTCACGGTGTGCGCGTCCGGCGTCTCGATGGTCTTGATGACCTTGAGCAGGCCGGCCGCCGGACCGGAGTTGGCGATGATGCCCTCGTAGGTGACCTTGACGTCCTCGGAGGTGACCGGCTTCCCGTCGTGCCACATGGCCTTCGGATCGAGGGTGAAGGTGTACTCCTTCGCATCCGGCGACACCTCCCAGGAGGTGGCCAGCTGCGGGTGGATGGCGAACTCGGGGCCGTAGTCCATGACGGTGAGCCGGCTGAAGATCAGCGTGGACGGGAACTGCGACCCGCCGTCGTAGGCGAGGGACTGGTTGAAGCCG is a genomic window containing:
- a CDS encoding ABC transporter permease, coding for MSDDAGAPVTRRRSTAWTRFRADRAAVVGASVVVLLVLVALTAPWIAPYPAFAGSDLTLASPSGSHLLGTDHLGRDVLSQLIWGSRASILFGVMVGVVALVLGTVLGAVAGYFGGLVDSLVSRLLEIVSVYPSLLLLVVFSALFGPDLVTLALVAGAVSWPAVARVVRAQVQATRNEPFVTASRAAGVGEWGTLFRHVIPNCMAPVIAQATLLVGFAVILEAGLGFLGLGDPDVTSWGQVMRDGQNYLSSAPWIATSAGAAIFLLVVALNMCGDGINAAIGGRGDVRRRPRRRKTVDVITGEVR
- a CDS encoding succinylglutamate desuccinylase/aspartoacylase family protein, encoding MTGTLVASFDTLGLACDPGTAVKARVPIGTLHEGTPVTLPVHVLHGAHPGPVACLTASVHGDERTGVFILAEVLGAIDPAELRGTIVAFPVVNPLAWMSDARVAPLDASGTNMNRAFPGRPDGSISDRLADAVQTGGIARADYCVDFHDGGCDCHARFTIVHDSTDADLVAGNRFLAAAYGNGMPVVLTPPVATTGMGGMITRAANTLGTPAICVELGGHGPVDPAVVAEGARGLRRVLVARGNLPGDPPEPEVLQELGDPYWLRAEDGGIWRPSVDVDAVVEAGDEIGTVADVFGDVLAVVRADVRCTVVSLRRSATLMTGDWICYIAPTPAGDR
- a CDS encoding ABC transporter substrate-binding protein; this translates as MSADEPHRVPARVSRRQALRFGALGVAGLGLAPWLVACGTDDSGSAATTGGTAGSGTAPTGGNMVVALNGMSDTAGFNQSLAYDGGSQFPSTLIFSRLTVMDYGPEFAIHPQLATSWEVSPDAKEYTFTLDPKAMWHDGKPVTSEDVKVTYEGIIANSGPAAGLLKVIKTIETPDAHTVKFLLSESNAALLYAISVYPRTSILPAHLYSGTDWKTNPANMAPVGSGPYKFAGYTPGQQILLEANPDYFGGTPSLSKVAFQFVPTEQTALAGLRSGQFQALAFPPSLTLVGGLQKEAGVAVEAPPGPWSCYLGFNQARTPIDDLQVRQAITTAIDRATITSRVTAGVATAATGPFVPSTPWAFDEKAAYPAFDVAAANALLDTAGHARGADGNRFSLSFLVSSNDFYNDVAQVLKSQLAEVGIVLEINLVDRPTFMAQAKELNHDVIIDALWIGPDPNEWAQQIGTGGAYNRTGYSNEEIDALFLEGVASSDEATRAESYFKIQEIVVEDLPYTNIFAAPYSFVHSAGWKGFFSQDGSISYRLDLTKVTKA
- a CDS encoding ABC transporter permease; this encodes MSLSRYIAGRVLQLVPLLIAVVVISFAIVHLAPGDPATVLAGPTATNEYIEEVRVRYGLDQSTLQQFLDYVGQLVRLDLGQSFSTNQPVLEVLLSRLPATLLLIVASELLGLVLGMVLGTMAAQRWGSPADRLISGGSLALASMPVFWLGMLLILLFSVQWQLLPSSGMSDPFVEPGTWAAFEDLLKHLLLPVVTLTAAWTLPTYLRITRAGVLQSAREDFVRTARAKGASETRVYFAHALRTARLPVITLAGLNFGLAVTGAVLTETLFGWPGVGQTLNQAILSRDYPLMMGIFLLAGVGVAVANLVTDVVNAFLDPRVSIR